GAGCTTTATGTTCGGTTTGCGCACCGCCATATCGGCAATGTTCAAAGCGTAACATATCACGGTCAGCTTCATCTCGGCCGGGATGGCGTGGACGAGGTGGGGCAGGGTGGTGCCGCAATCGATAAAGACGGTCGCCTCTTCATCCAGAAGGGGCAGGCAGGCATGGCAGGCAGCGCGCTTGGCGTCCTGGTTGATCTCTGCCGCATCCGACAGGTCATAGGGCGCGCGGCGTGCGGCGTCCTGTGTCAGAACGATATGCCCGCCGAGGAACTGCAGCATTTCTGGGTTTTCCCGCACATCGCGGCGCACTGTCATTTCCGAGACGTCGAGGCTTTCGGCGGCGTCGCGCACATGCAGCGGCCCGTCGCGCATGACCGCGTCCCGCAGCCACAGAGCGCGGGCCTCTTTCCGGCTTGCGGGCATCCCGCGCGTCTCGCTCTGGTTCATGTCGCCGCCCCCGATGCTGATAATGTTATGATTGTAACAGAATAGGGTTGCGAGGACAACATAATTGCCGCATCCTTGCGAAAAGGATGCCATCGGATTCGCGGCAGGCGAGGCGGTGGCGACCGACGGAGGGAAGATCTTGAAGACAGAGGTGACCACCC
This DNA window, taken from Ponticoccus alexandrii, encodes the following:
- a CDS encoding DeoR family transcriptional regulator; amino-acid sequence: MNQSETRGMPASRKEARALWLRDAVMRDGPLHVRDAAESLDVSEMTVRRDVRENPEMLQFLGGHIVLTQDAARRAPYDLSDAAEINQDAKRAACHACLPLLDEEATVFIDCGTTLPHLVHAIPAEMKLTVICYALNIADMAVRKPNIKLVLLGGVYHPATASFYPAEEDGTLDAYAVNLALMSAAGVDARLGVTCITFREAGLKRQAMSRAARSVLVTDRSKLGTVRPARFAALDDFSAVATEEGLIAPANLAFGPPG